Proteins encoded by one window of Vidua chalybeata isolate OUT-0048 chromosome 15, bVidCha1 merged haplotype, whole genome shotgun sequence:
- the NIPAL4 gene encoding magnesium transporter NIPA4: MGGGEAANFAAYAFAPATIVTPLGALSVLISAILSSYLLGERLNLLGKLGCLLSLVGSTVMVIHAPEDEEVTTLEEMTAKLKEPGFLAYAAILLALCFLLIFYLAPRYGQSNILIYLTICSVIGAFSVSSVKGLGIAIKGFFAGQPVLQHPLTWILVITLVASITTQINYLNKSLDIFNTSLVFPIYYVLFTTIVIATSIILFKEWVAMTVVDIIGTVCGFLTIILGVFLLHAFKDMDVSLGNLPQVLQNEQPAPVTRDDKNILIEVDNSSIAPEDKPKTLA, from the exons A TGGGTGGAGGGGAAGCTGCCAACTTTGCTGCCTATGCCTTTGCTCCTGCAACTATTGTCACACCTCTGGGGGCTCTGAGCGTGCTCATAAG TGCCATTCTGTCCTCGTATTTGCTTGGAGAACGGCTCAAcctgctgggaaagctgggcTGCCTGCTGAGCCTGGTGGGCAGCACTGTGATGGTCATACATGCCCCAGAGGACGAGGAGGTCACCACTCTGGAGGAAATGACTGCCAAGCTGAAGGAGCCGG gtttCCTGGCTTATGCTGCAATCCTCCTGGCTCTCTGCTTCCTCCTGATCTTCTACCTCGCCCCCCGTTACGGGCAGAGCAACATCCTCATCTACCTCACCATCTGCTCCGTCATCGGCGCCTTCTCCGTGTCCTCAGTCAAGGGCTTGGGAATTGCCATCAAGGGCTTCTTTGCtggccagcctgtgctgcagcacccaCTGACCTGGATCCTGGTCATCACGCTGGTGGCATCCATCACCACGCAGATCAACTACCTCAACAAGTCTCTAGACATTTTCAACACCTCTTTGGTGTTCCCCATCTACTACGTGCTGTTCACCACCATCGTCATCGCCACTTCCATCATCCTCTTTAAGGAGTGGGTCGCCATGACCGTGGTTGACATCATTGGGACAGTCTGTGGCTTCCTCACCAtcattttgggggtgtttttacTCCATGCTTTCAAAGACATGGACGTCAGTTTAGGGAATTTACCCCAAGTCCTTCAGAATGAACAACCAGCACCCGTCACCAGAGATGACAAGAACATCCTGATAGAGGTGGACAACTCCAGCATTGCCCCAGAGGATAAACCCAAA ACACTGGCATGA
- the ADAM19 gene encoding disintegrin and metalloproteinase domain-containing protein 19, with product MRGRGLLCGIALSLLLRPPPPAAAEARPQPEVVVPRWAAPGGPGSPKHPLRAEVTVEAEGQELVLELEKNRNLFAPGYTETHYSQTGQAQSTPLSHTEHCFYHGVVRGWERSSVSLSTCRGLRGLIVLSSNSSYILEPAPDSPNQHLIYRVDNLKLQGGACGYQGTGDAAEDWLRNFTTGMKSPGQRVKRDTLQATKYVELLLVADYAEFQKHHFSIEATRNKLVEAANYVDKFYRALNIRIALVGLEIWNYGDKCDVTENPYSTLKSFLAWSSKDRLHRKHDNAQLITGVPFKGTTVGLAPVMAMCSDFQSGGVNMDHSDNAIGVAATIAHEMGHNFGMNHDSAGCCSTPAADGGCIMASATGHPFPKVFNQCNRQELEKYLQSGGGMCLSNMPDTKRMYGGGKCGNGYLEEGEECDCGEVEDCRNPCCDPRTCSLKPGAECAHGSCCHQCKLMSPGTPCRKRSGLCDLPEYCTGESPFCPLNSYQIDGAPCDGGQAYCYSGMCLTYRDQCVQLWGPGAQPAPDACFEKVNAAGDIYGNCGKDIYGNYRKCDVRDAKCGKIQCQSSASKPLQPNAVPIDTTVNTQRCRGTHVYTSDSEEKEMLDPGLVLTGTKCGSHHVCFEGRCQNMSIIFDSESCSKKCHGHGVCNNNKNCHCNQGWAPPFCNKEGTGGSLDSGPPLPEGSSAVVIALAILAPILLLKGILFLFYYLKCWNKFAICSLKKTPQFSDTSGAGHANPAFKLRTPQQQRKVIGFPEIPSKPPSQQAPGLQMSRQQPPTFPGSHSCSGGQPVGPAQPKDIPRRTPPSRPAPPAPKPPTSQDISRPRPPQRALPANPIPSRSRGWQGSSPAVPLPPGHGRAPGRLQPVPEGAGAWTAGAVNNLKMGQPGSRGHS from the exons AAACCTCTTTGCACCAGGCTACACTGAGACCCACTACAGCCAGACTGGCCAAGCCCAGAGCACCCCCCTGAGCCACACG GAGCACTGCTTTTACCACGGCGTCGTGCGCGGCTGGGAGCGCTCCAGCGTCTCGCTCAGCACCTGCCGAGGGCTGCG AGGACTTATCGTATTGAGCAGCAATTCCAGCTATATCTTGGAGCCAGCCCCTGACAGCCCAAACCAGCACTTGATTTACAGGGTGGACAACCTGAAGTTGCAGGGAGGAGCTTGTGGCTACCAGGGCACTGGGGATGCAGCTGAAGATTGGCTCAGGAACTTCACAACTGGGATGAAATCCCCAGGCCAGAGG gtgaaaCGGGACACTCTGCAGGCTACAAAGTATGTGGAGCTCCTGCTCGTGGCTGATTATGCAGAG TTTCAGAAACACCACTTCAGCATCGAAGCAACAAGGAATAAATTAGTGGAAGCTGCTAATTACGTAGATAAG TTTTACAGGGCCTTGAATATCCGGATTGCTTTGGTGGGGCTGGAGATCTGGAATTATGGGGATAAATGTGATGTAACAGAGAATCCCTACTCCACCCTCAAGTCCTTTCTGGCCTGGAGTAGCAAAGACAGGCTGCACAGGAAACATGATAATGCCCAACTAATCAC GGGTGTGCCCTTCAAAGGTACCACAGTAGGCTTGGCTCCCGTGATGGCCATGTGCTCTGATTTCCAGTCAGGAGGAGTAAACATG GACCACTCTGATAATGCCATTGGTGTTGCTGCTACCATTGCCCATGAGATGGGACACAATTTTGGCATGAACCATGATTCTGCTGGCTGCTGTAGCACCCCTGCAGCAGATGGGGGCTGCATCATGGCTTCTGCAACGGG GCACCCATTCCCCAAGGTGTTCAACCAGTGCAACAGACAAGAGCTGGAGAAGTATCTGCAGTCTGGTGGAGGGATGTGTCTCTCCAACATGCCAGACACCAAAAGAATGTATGGTGGAGGGAAATGTGGAAATGGCTACTTGGAAGAGGGGGAGGAGTGTGACTGTGGAGAGGTGGAG GACTGCAGGAAcccctgctgtgaccccaggaCCTGCTCCCTGAAACCTGGTGCTGAATGTgcccatggcagctgctgccaccagtGCAAG CTGATGTCTCCAGGAACTCCCTGCAGGAAGAGGTCAGGACTCTGTGACCTCCCAGAATATTGCACTGGCGAGTCCCCATTCTGCCCCCTCAACTCGTACCAGATCGACGGGGCTCCCTGTGACGGGGGACAGGCCTATTGCTACAGTGGCATGTGCCTCACCTACAGGGACCAgtgtgtgcagctctgggggccTG gagcacagccagcaccagACGCCTGCTTTGAGAAGGTCAATGCTGCTGGAGACATCTACGGGAACTGTGGGAAAGACATCTACGGGAATTACAGGAAGTGTGACGTGAG AGATGCTAAATGCGGGAAGATCCAGTGCCAGAGCTCGGCTTCCAAACCCCTGCAGCCCAATGCAGTGCCCATAGACACCACTGTGAACACCCAGCGCTGCCGCGGGACCCACGTGTACACATCCGACAGCGAGGAGAAGGAGATGCTGGACCCTGGCTTGGTGTTGACAGGAACAAAGTGTGGGAGCCATCAT GTTTGCTTTGAGGGGCGCTGCCAGAACATGTCCATCATCTTTGATTCTGAGAGCTGTAGCAAGAAGTGCCATGGGCATGGA GTGtgcaacaacaacaagaacTGCCACTGCAACCAGGGCTGGGCCCCCCCGTTCTGCAACAAGGAAGGGACAGGAGGCAGCTTGGACAGTGGTCCCCCTCTGCCTGAAG GCTCTTCAGCGGTTGTGATAGCTCTGGCAATCCTGGCTCCCATTCTCCTTCTCAAAGGAATCTTGTTTTTATTCTATTATCTGAAATGCTGGAATAAATTTGCCATCTGTTCTCTAAAGAAGACACCTCAGTTCAG TGACACCTCTGGAGCTGGGCATGCAAACCCTGCCTTCAAGCTGAGAaccccccagcagcagaggaag GTGATTGGCTTCCCTGAAATCCCATCCAAACCTCCTTCTCAGcaagctccagggctgcagatgagcaggcagcagccacccaccttccctggcagccacagctgcagtgggggaCAGCCCGTGGGGCCGGCGCAGCCCAAGGACATTCCCCGGAGGACACCCCCGAGCAggccagcacctcctgctcccaaACCTCCAACCTCTCAG GACATTTCAAGGCCCCGGCCACCCCAGAGAGCTCTGCCAGcgaatcccatcccatccagaTCCAGAGGctggcaggggagcagccctgctgtcccaCTGCCTCCTGGGCACGGCAGAGCCCCTGGACGcctccagcctgtgccagag GGTGCTGGTGCCTGGACAGCTGGAGCAGTGAACAACTTGAAAATGGGACAGCCAGGCTCCCGTGGGCATTCCTGa